Sequence from the Candidatus Bathyarchaeota archaeon genome:
CCTCCACCAGTGGAAGAGGAGGCTCATCGACTACCTCGATATCCCCAAGGAGAGGATTGGGTTGTATGGCGGTGGGAGCCGAGATGTGGATGAGGTCACGATAATAACCTACGACTCAGCCTACCTGAACGCCGAGGAGCTCTCAGGCAGATTTATGCTCCTTGTGGCTGATGAGGCCCACCACTCGGTGGCTCAGGAGTACAGGAGGATCTTCGACCTCAGCATAGCCAGGTACAGGATGGGCTTGACGGGCACCCCATTGAGGAGCGACGGCCTCCACAGGGATTATGAGGAGCTCATAGGGCCCCTGATAAAGACGGTCTCGGAGGAGGAGCTCCAGAGGATGGGCTACATAGCGGGTTACAGGGTGGTGAGGGCCTATGTGGATCTGGATCCCGAGGCGATGATGGAGTATGAGAGGTGTATGGAGGTGTATGAGGATTACTGCCGGAGCTCCATGCCATGGGTTAAGGATCCTGTGGAGAGGTTTCACCTATGCCTAAGACGCGCTGCTGGGGATCAGAGGGCGAGGGAGGCCCTGAGGGCTAGGAACAGGGCGAGGATGATAGCCCTCAGCGGGGAGGAGAAGGTTGAGAGGGTTGGGGAGCTACTCTCCAGATACTGGGATAGGAAGGTGCTCATCTTCAGCAGGTATGTGGACATTGTGAGGATGGTGAGCAGGAGGTACCTGATACCTCTGATAGTGGCGGAGACCTCCAACGAGGAGAGGAGGGCCATACTCGAGATGTTCAGGAGGGGGGAGGTCACGAAGCTGGCCTCCGGGATGACCCTTGAGGAGGGATTGGATCTCCCAGACGCCCAGGTTGGGATCAT
This genomic interval carries:
- a CDS encoding DEAD/DEAH box helicase; protein product: MSSPRTLTLSELEFSLPRPEHPSWELLRFTDYLGLEEATGRGVYQLSLEKCATLREDEIRRISRYGVLLSEEVLREISRLRGEKIVNIDLWGGDLVLTATRGAEGLLQGYAEYEPKTSTYRSKPRSLWNILEGLQGRCRVKLGLNLDLGLSFTPSPSFRLRSYQARCYEAWRRMGFRGVIALPTAAGKTFLALQAISDLRVRTLIIVPFIELLHQWKRRLIDYLDIPKERIGLYGGGSRDVDEVTIITYDSAYLNAEELSGRFMLLVADEAHHSVAQEYRRIFDLSIARYRMGLTGTPLRSDGLHRDYEELIGPLIKTVSEEELQRMGYIAGYRVVRAYVDLDPEAMMEYERCMEVYEDYCRSSMPWVKDPVERFHLCLRRAAGDQRAREALRARNRARMIALSGEEKVERVGELLSRYWDRKVLIFSRYVDIVRMVSRRYLIPLIVAETSNEERRAILEMFRRGEVTKLASGMTLEEGLDLPDAQVGIIISGSGSNREYLQRIGRLLRPKVEEALVIELVTRGTLDQQLSSRRRKFRVWPKAGS